In the Chloroflexota bacterium genome, CGCGCTCCAACGCTTAACGCGGAGACTATCCAAGTAATTCGCGAAGGGAGTGGCTTATGGCACAATCACAGGATGGACGCCAGGCAAAAACATCAGAGCGTTTTTCGGAATGATCTGATACGGCGCCTATGAGCGTCATTGCGAGTCCCCGCAGGGGGCGAAGCAATCGCAGCGTTCGGCTTGTCGAGATTGCTTCGTCGGCTTCGCCTCCTCGCAATGGCAATTTGCGTATCGGTTGTTTCTGGAAACCGCTCTAGAGAGGAGTTTTCGTGAGCAAGGTTAATACGGTGGCCATCATCGGCGCAGGCGTAGCAGGACTGACGGCAGGCGGCTTGCTCTCTCGCAACGGCTTGAAGGTGAAGCTTTTTGAAGCCAATGGCAAACTGGGCGGGAGCTGTGCCAACACCAACGTCGGCGGGTACACCTTTCATGACGGCGCGATGTATTTGGCATTTTCCGGGGTATTGGATCATGTGTTTGAGCAGCTCGGTCTTGACCGCCCGGCGCTCCTGCCGTTGAGAAAGATAACCGCCAACCAGCAGACGACTTTGCCGGATGGCACCGTGGTGACGATCGGCGACGGACGTGACGTGACGGTCAGTGGAAGGTCCGGAGGAGCGAGGACGGCCCAACTACAAAAAGAGCTTGACTGGATGCTCAAGAAATGGGAGCCGGTGTTCCATCTCTTTGCGGATGATATCATGCTTCACCCGCTCTCATTGTCGCGGCTCATGGCCAGGGGCTGGCGTCAGCTGCCCAAGTTGCGCGGGACCGTTGCGTCGGAGATCAGTCGCCTCTTCAGCGATGAAGCCGTCCGTGCCGCCATGTCCGGTGCATTGCTCTATGCCGGGACGCCGCCACAAAAAGCCCCGGTCCAGGCGATCCTGGGGTTGGTGGCCATGCTCACCGAGGGGTTCTATCTGCCCGAGGGCGGCATGGGTAGAATTCCCGAGGCACTGAGCCATGCGCTAAAGAACAATGGCGGTGAAATATTCCTGAATTCAAAGGTCAGCAATATCCTCGTAAAGAACGGCCGCGTTCATGGGGTGGAAGTTGAGGGACAGGGTTTGGTCGAGGCTGATGCCGTCGTTTCGACCGTCAGCGGTATGCTGACCTTCGGCTCGCTTCTGAATCACGCGGATGTACCGGATCGTATGAGACGCAAGGTACAGACGGCTCCGTTGTCGCACAAGGCGCTGGTCATCCAGTTTGGGCTGGCCAACCCGGTAGACGTGCGCAGCCACTCCAACGCCATACTGCCCATGCTGGATGAACAATACAAAGTGTTCCTGCCAAACGAGATGGATGTGCCATGGCCCATCTACTCGGTGCCCACGGTTACGATGCCAGAGCTGGCGCCGAGCGGCGGGAGCATCATCGAAATGTTTCCTCCCATAAAACAGAACATGCCTGCGGAAGATTGGGATGACCAGCGGAAAGAGCGCGTGGCTGAATTGGCGATGCAGGCGCTTTCTCGCATGCACGATATCAACGTTGTCGTAAGACGCGTGCTTAGCCCAAAGGATTTTCAGGATACGCTGCACCTGTACAAGGGGGCGATCTACGGATTGTCACCGAACGCCGCCCTCAGCGCACAGTTCCCGCACGACTCTTCAATCCGCGGATTGGTTCAGGCCGGGCAGACCACATATCCCGGCTTTGGCGTTAGTTCGGCGGCCATGTCGGGTGTGCTTGCTGCAGAAACACTGATGAGGGCGGCGAGGTTGTAGTTATTGATATATGCCGCCAAACACAGCGTGCAGCGGACGGCTGGGATTTTAGACCGAAATCCGATTCAGTGTATTGCCCCCTCCCAGCAAAGCGGCGTAGACGCGTGCACAGAGGGTGGTCGGGGGATGGGCAATACCGGCCCGCACACGCAAGTAACCGCATGTACACAGGAACGAGCCAAAACAGAATTGCGAATCTGCGCCAGCGCCTCAAGCGGGGTCCGCTGTAAGGAGAACGTCATGCAAAAGTTGCCTGTCACGAAACATGAAGGGGCCGCAAAAGATTATGAGACTATCACTCGTCGATGGTTGTACCGCGGGCAGCGGCCCAACTGGATTGCGAGAGTACTGAATCGGGCGTGGGCGGCCGTCGTCTCGACGGGCGTCGCCGCTGCCAATGATGTGACGCTAGAAGTGATTGGACGGAAGTCGGGCCGGACCGTCTCGTTTCCGTTGGTCATGGCGACCGTCGATGGACAGCGTTACCTGGTGTCGATGCTCGGGGATAATGCCCAGTGGGTCCGTAACCTGCGGTCCTCCGGCGGGAAAGCCGTACTCCGGCACGGCGAACGCGAAGAGGTTCAACTCGCCGAGGTTCCCGTTGAGCAGCGCGCGCCGATCTTGAAAGCCTATCTTCAAGTGGCGCCGGGAGCGCGACCGCACATACCCGTAAACAAGGACGCGCCGCTCGCGGAATTCGAAAAGATCGCACCGGCGTTCCCGGTCTTCCGCCTGGCGTCCAGCCAGACGGCATAGCCGTCGTGTGAATTCAAGCCCGGCCACTGCCGCGCCGCTGGAGGAGAGCAAGCCCACCATGGATACCTATACCGCCATCAAGACGCTGCGTTCGGTTCGCCAGTATCGCGATGCGCCGGTTGACGATGCGGTCATCACCCGCATCATCGACGCCGGGCGCTGGGCGGGCAGCGGGAAAAACACGCAGCCATGGCGCTATATCCTCATCAAGCGCCGCGATACGCTGGCCGAACTCTCCACTTATGGGAGCTACGCGAGTCATCTCCGCGACGCCGTGTTTGC is a window encoding:
- a CDS encoding nitroreductase family deazaflavin-dependent oxidoreductase, with the protein product MQKLPVTKHEGAAKDYETITRRWLYRGQRPNWIARVLNRAWAAVVSTGVAAANDVTLEVIGRKSGRTVSFPLVMATVDGQRYLVSMLGDNAQWVRNLRSSGGKAVLRHGEREEVQLAEVPVEQRAPILKAYLQVAPGARPHIPVNKDAPLAEFEKIAPAFPVFRLASSQTA
- a CDS encoding FAD-dependent oxidoreductase yields the protein MSKVNTVAIIGAGVAGLTAGGLLSRNGLKVKLFEANGKLGGSCANTNVGGYTFHDGAMYLAFSGVLDHVFEQLGLDRPALLPLRKITANQQTTLPDGTVVTIGDGRDVTVSGRSGGARTAQLQKELDWMLKKWEPVFHLFADDIMLHPLSLSRLMARGWRQLPKLRGTVASEISRLFSDEAVRAAMSGALLYAGTPPQKAPVQAILGLVAMLTEGFYLPEGGMGRIPEALSHALKNNGGEIFLNSKVSNILVKNGRVHGVEVEGQGLVEADAVVSTVSGMLTFGSLLNHADVPDRMRRKVQTAPLSHKALVIQFGLANPVDVRSHSNAILPMLDEQYKVFLPNEMDVPWPIYSVPTVTMPELAPSGGSIIEMFPPIKQNMPAEDWDDQRKERVAELAMQALSRMHDINVVVRRVLSPKDFQDTLHLYKGAIYGLSPNAALSAQFPHDSSIRGLVQAGQTTYPGFGVSSAAMSGVLAAETLMRAARL